In Alkalibaculum bacchi, a single genomic region encodes these proteins:
- a CDS encoding DUF896 domain-containing protein, whose protein sequence is MISEEKLDRINYLAKKKKETGLNLEEQKEQDALRKEYLENFRKSFRKQLDNIEFVD, encoded by the coding sequence ATGATTAGTGAGGAAAAATTAGATAGAATAAATTATTTGGCAAAGAAAAAAAAAGAGACAGGGCTGAATCTAGAAGAACAGAAGGAGCAGGACGCTCTTAGAAAAGAATATCTTGAGAATTTTAGAAAAAGTTTTAGAAAACAATTAGACAATATTGAATTCGTTGACTAA
- a CDS encoding HPr family phosphocarrier protein — protein sequence MVSNKAVLTNKSGLHARPASLLVELANKFKSEIFIKKDNMTINAKSIMGVMTLGAAHGTEIIIEVDGSDEEEALKAIIQLIDSNFNEE from the coding sequence ATGGTTTCCAATAAAGCAGTACTAACAAATAAATCTGGACTACATGCAAGACCTGCTTCTTTATTAGTCGAATTAGCCAATAAATTCAAAAGTGAAATTTTTATAAAAAAGGATAATATGACAATAAATGCCAAAAGTATTATGGGAGTAATGACTCTTGGAGCAGCTCATGGCACGGAAATAATAATAGAAGTAGATGGTTCAGATGAAGAGGAAGCGTTAAAGGCAATTATTCAATTGATTGATAGCAATTTTAACGAAGAATAA
- a CDS encoding DUF1858 domain-containing protein, translating into MGILTSVENHPEIVKVYEKYGMHCFGCMAARFENIEEGALAHGIDVDALMKDLNAAVIA; encoded by the coding sequence ATGGGTATTTTAACTTCTGTTGAAAATCACCCTGAAATTGTGAAGGTTTATGAAAAATACGGAATGCACTGTTTTGGATGTATGGCTGCACGATTTGAAAATATCGAAGAAGGTGCTCTAGCACACGGAATCGATGTAGATGCATTAATGAAAGATTTAAATGCTGCTGTAATAGCTTAA
- a CDS encoding flagellar hook-basal body protein gives MNKILTIGKTGLHSNQNKMDAIANDLANVNTTGYKKKKVSFQELLLNEIHQEDVLLSEDMNPSGINVGSTSRVSGVDFKQGSIISTSGDYQLAIEGNGFFGVRDENGDLFLTRNGNFHINEDLSITDDNGHNLEINVSVPIEEWRTGDITISRKGDIIKDIDGVATTVGRIPLYYPEVLDSLISLGEGKYVNRQGITLYNSIDQEEMFGSIVQGALESSNVDMSKVMTDMIITQKAYSMSSKAIQTTDEIMGMINGIKR, from the coding sequence ATGAATAAGATTTTGACCATTGGAAAAACGGGGCTTCATTCAAATCAAAATAAAATGGATGCCATAGCTAATGATTTGGCAAATGTCAACACGACCGGCTATAAAAAGAAGAAGGTAAGCTTTCAGGAGCTATTATTAAATGAAATTCATCAAGAAGACGTACTCTTATCAGAAGATATGAATCCTTCAGGCATCAATGTAGGCTCCACAAGTAGGGTGAGCGGCGTAGATTTTAAACAAGGATCCATTATTAGTACATCTGGTGATTATCAATTGGCTATTGAAGGCAATGGCTTTTTTGGCGTAAGAGATGAAAATGGTGATCTCTTTCTGACGAGAAATGGGAATTTTCACATCAATGAAGACTTAAGTATTACAGATGATAATGGACACAATCTGGAGATAAATGTAAGTGTGCCAATAGAAGAGTGGAGAACAGGAGATATTACCATATCTCGTAAAGGCGATATCATAAAGGATATTGATGGAGTAGCTACTACAGTAGGGCGAATCCCCCTATACTACCCAGAAGTTTTAGACTCTTTAATCTCCTTAGGAGAAGGTAAGTACGTAAATCGCCAAGGTATTACTCTATACAATTCTATAGACCAGGAAGAAATGTTTGGCAGCATCGTTCAAGGGGCATTAGAGTCTTCTAATGTAGATATGAGCAAAGTTATGACAGATATGATCATAACTCAAAAAGCTTATTCTATGAGCAGCAAAGCTATCCAAACGACAGATGAGATTATGGGAATGATTAATGGGATTAAAAGATAA
- a CDS encoding flagellar hook-basal body protein, producing MIRSLYTLNRNMNVLQKKQENVSANITNVNTVGYKFQDMVQSTLESKEMVNFTAGRNENLEHRLGGYVYGNQLDQVYTDFSQGSLVQTDKTTDFAIIDRGFFVIEMGNGQYGYTRNGNFKISNEGILTTLDGYSVMGIDENGQLEQIPIQNNEVHIDNRGFFPEEEIYLLVVDFEDYTNLRTIGNTIFTSEAEAYNRVNGEVRQGYVEASNVQVADELIRMIEISREFESNQKLLHAADETLNKAVNELGRL from the coding sequence ATGATTAGAAGCCTGTACACTTTAAATAGAAATATGAATGTACTTCAGAAAAAACAAGAAAATGTCAGCGCCAATATTACAAATGTAAATACCGTAGGTTATAAGTTTCAAGACATGGTTCAAAGTACTTTGGAATCAAAGGAAATGGTGAACTTTACTGCTGGAAGAAATGAAAATTTAGAACACAGATTGGGTGGATATGTCTATGGAAATCAATTAGATCAGGTCTATACCGATTTTAGTCAAGGCAGTTTAGTTCAAACAGATAAAACTACAGACTTTGCAATTATAGACAGAGGTTTTTTTGTCATTGAAATGGGCAATGGGCAATATGGCTATACAAGAAATGGAAATTTTAAAATAAGCAATGAAGGCATTTTGACCACATTAGATGGTTACTCTGTAATGGGCATAGATGAGAATGGCCAATTAGAGCAAATTCCAATACAAAACAATGAAGTACATATAGATAATAGAGGTTTTTTTCCAGAAGAAGAGATCTATTTACTTGTAGTCGATTTTGAAGATTATACTAATTTGCGAACTATTGGCAATACGATTTTTACAAGTGAGGCAGAAGCATATAACCGAGTGAATGGAGAGGTAAGACAAGGTTATGTAGAAGCTTCCAATGTACAAGTTGCAGACGAATTGATTAGGATGATTGAAATATCAAGAGAATTTGAATCAAATCAAAAATTACTCCACGCTGCAGATGAGACCTTAAATAAAGCAGTAAATGAATTGGGAAGGTTATAG
- a CDS encoding sigma-70 family RNA polymerase sigma factor: MCYKKSQKDKLIIKYLPLVKKIADKIEVKGNRYEKDDLVSLGVIGLLDAIDKYDYKKNVPFEAYATLRIRGAIIDEFRKSGRVSRDRIYKLNEYYKAKEELENKLMRSPEESEICQQLSIDSKELYKIHETVHYLSEISLESVVFSEKGSEVQLIDLVKDEHVLLPEEHIVKREQESLLKDAISSLKEREQIILNLYYTEELSLKEIAYILGISIPRVSQIHGKVLLKLRDYISTNAGEA, encoded by the coding sequence ATGTGTTATAAAAAAAGCCAAAAAGACAAATTAATAATAAAATATTTACCCTTGGTGAAGAAGATTGCAGACAAGATAGAGGTAAAAGGCAATAGGTATGAAAAAGACGACTTAGTCAGCTTAGGTGTTATTGGACTATTAGATGCCATTGACAAGTACGATTACAAGAAAAACGTCCCTTTTGAGGCTTACGCTACTTTGCGTATACGAGGAGCAATCATTGACGAATTTAGAAAATCCGGTCGGGTGTCAAGAGACCGAATTTATAAACTCAATGAATACTACAAGGCAAAAGAGGAATTAGAAAATAAATTGATGAGGTCACCTGAAGAATCAGAGATATGCCAGCAATTAAGTATTGATAGTAAAGAATTATATAAAATTCATGAGACGGTTCACTATTTATCTGAGATTTCTTTAGAGTCCGTAGTCTTCTCAGAAAAAGGAAGTGAAGTTCAATTAATAGATCTTGTAAAAGATGAACATGTCTTATTGCCAGAGGAGCATATTGTAAAAAGAGAGCAGGAAAGCTTGTTGAAAGATGCTATAAGTAGTTTAAAAGAGAGAGAACAAATTATTTTAAATCTATATTATACAGAAGAATTGAGCTTAAAAGAGATCGCGTATATTTTGGGAATTTCAATTCCTAGAGTGTCTCAAATTCATGGGAAAGTACTTTTAAAATTAAGAGATTATATCTCAACGAATGCGGGGGAAGCCTAA
- a CDS encoding flagellar brake protein, translated as MNSLKLNSTIELITNENEKVYGIIYDIIKDKVFVAVSADDKEFKLLHKGEKLQCISSDSKTILSFKAILTDRIQSDSPIYELSSITNLKEMQRREDVRVSCSLPIEFIDKDSMQKEWIPYEGTIVNLSASGLRLSCSVNYKMNTNLFIRFDIENREYQLNAKIVYKELIPQKERSIYHYGIKFIDIEEREREKIIQYLFALMRKNKMR; from the coding sequence GTGAATTCTTTAAAATTAAATAGCACAATAGAATTAATTACAAATGAAAATGAAAAAGTCTATGGAATCATTTACGACATTATAAAAGATAAAGTGTTTGTAGCTGTATCTGCAGATGACAAAGAGTTTAAATTATTGCATAAAGGAGAAAAACTACAGTGCATTAGCAGTGATTCGAAGACGATCTTGAGTTTTAAAGCCATTCTGACAGATCGAATTCAATCGGACTCTCCCATTTATGAACTATCCTCTATAACAAATTTAAAAGAGATGCAGAGAAGAGAAGATGTAAGAGTTTCTTGTAGTCTACCTATTGAATTTATAGACAAAGACTCTATGCAAAAGGAATGGATTCCCTATGAAGGTACTATCGTGAATTTAAGTGCAAGTGGCTTGAGACTATCTTGTTCTGTGAATTATAAAATGAATACCAATTTATTCATTAGATTCGATATAGAGAATCGAGAGTATCAACTGAATGCTAAAATCGTATATAAAGAGCTTATCCCTCAAAAGGAAAGGTCTATCTACCATTACGGGATTAAATTTATAGACATTGAAGAAAGGGAAAGAGAAAAGATTATTCAATATCTATTCGCCTTAATGAGAAAAAACAAAATGAGGTAA
- a CDS encoding MinD/ParA family protein — translation MDMMDQASSLRSMINRNRTIDELTQVEKKAEHYIKIYSVVSGKGGVGKTNFSINMAIKFQQMGKRVLLLDADLGMCNANIMLGMETKLSLIDLIQGRATLDQIITKGPSGIHLISGGADLLSLKAIEDIRQQEIVDAMSQIMDYDILIIDIGAGITKYSLTFIQLSHEVIIITTPEPTAITDAYRIVKAIAVYKLKEQVKVVVNQIHDLSQGEEAFQKLFKTSSQFLHMKLQSIGFIFYDTRVRKSIMEQIPVVLKYPNGLASQNIKQICENILEDKEYSYKVSNFKQLSNKLLRIFG, via the coding sequence ATGGATATGATGGATCAAGCAAGTAGTCTACGATCTATGATTAATAGAAATAGAACAATAGATGAGCTTACCCAAGTTGAAAAGAAAGCAGAACACTATATCAAAATATATTCTGTCGTCAGTGGAAAAGGTGGAGTGGGTAAGACAAATTTTTCGATTAATATGGCGATCAAATTTCAACAAATGGGCAAAAGAGTGCTTTTGCTGGATGCAGATTTGGGAATGTGCAATGCAAATATTATGCTAGGCATGGAAACCAAGCTAAGTTTAATAGATCTCATTCAAGGTAGAGCTACATTAGACCAGATTATCACTAAGGGACCTAGTGGAATTCACTTGATTTCAGGTGGAGCAGATTTGCTATCTTTAAAAGCGATAGAAGATATTCGCCAACAAGAGATTGTCGATGCCATGAGCCAAATTATGGACTACGACATTTTAATCATCGATATTGGAGCAGGGATCACCAAGTACTCTCTGACATTCATTCAATTATCTCATGAGGTGATTATTATTACCACTCCAGAACCTACGGCGATAACAGATGCATATCGAATTGTAAAGGCTATAGCTGTTTACAAATTAAAGGAGCAAGTGAAAGTAGTAGTCAATCAAATCCACGATTTGTCGCAGGGGGAAGAAGCTTTTCAGAAGCTATTTAAGACATCTAGTCAATTTTTACATATGAAATTACAAAGTATTGGTTTTATCTTTTACGACACCCGAGTGAGGAAATCTATTATGGAACAAATACCAGTAGTATTAAAATACCCTAATGGATTAGCTAGTCAAAATATTAAACAAATATGTGAAAATATACTAGAAGACAAAGAGTATTCTTATAAAGTTTCTAATTTTAAGCAATTAAGCAATAAATTATTAAGAATATTTGGGTGA
- the flhA gene encoding flagellar biosynthesis protein FlhA, which produces MAGILRKIITLSNQYIEYVVAFTVIAVIGIIIIPMPAPLLDLLLVFNITLSVIMFLLTLFTKNVLEFSTFPTLLLITTMLRLSLNISSTRLILSEGYAGQVIDAFANFVTGNNYIVGAVIFIIIVIVQMIVVTSGASRVSEVSARFTLDAMPGKQMAIDADLNSGTITEAIAKKRRQDLQREASFYGAMDGASKFVKGDAIASIIITLINLVGGILIYGVQSGIGVVEALNVFGKLTIGDGLVSQIPSLLISVASGILVTRSDDGLDFGTSVVGELFGVSKAIMVAAVILLLIALVPAFPTLPFLIVALILGGLGYLLMENEKNENELAMTKVESQKETSNSGEREENIATYQVEPISLEIGYGLISLVDEGNDDNLINHITAIRRQCASEMGIMVNPIRIRDNLQLGPNEYTIKIKGNKVAGGELYTQRYLIIDPGNSDFELDGIPTKEPSFGLDALWIEEANREKADLKGYTIVEPVTVLVTHLKEVIKKNSAELLGRQEVKQLLEGIKERYNVVVDELIPDILSLGEVQKVLQNLLKENVPIYDLVTILEALADNGMMTKDIEVLTEQVRYTLRRTIVKNYLNRDGVLMVMTVHPDLEELIGNNIQKSMSGSIPVLQPDIIHKVFDNINHSINSLMINGIEPIILTSPKIRIAFRNLISFTFPNVPVLSLHEIPNDIEIEAVGQVEKL; this is translated from the coding sequence ATGGCTGGAATTTTAAGAAAAATCATAACCCTATCCAATCAGTACATTGAATACGTGGTAGCATTTACAGTAATTGCGGTTATTGGAATTATCATTATACCTATGCCAGCCCCATTATTAGATTTGCTCTTAGTATTTAATATTACATTATCTGTAATAATGTTTCTTTTAACACTATTTACAAAGAATGTACTGGAATTTTCAACTTTTCCAACTTTATTGTTGATAACGACCATGCTTCGATTATCTCTAAATATTTCTTCTACCAGATTGATATTAAGTGAAGGATACGCTGGTCAAGTAATAGATGCCTTTGCTAATTTCGTTACAGGAAATAATTATATCGTAGGAGCAGTAATCTTTATTATTATCGTCATTGTGCAGATGATAGTAGTAACCAGCGGTGCAAGCAGAGTTTCAGAAGTTTCCGCGCGGTTTACCTTAGATGCAATGCCAGGAAAGCAAATGGCAATAGATGCAGATCTCAATTCTGGCACAATCACTGAAGCCATTGCAAAGAAGAGGAGACAGGATTTACAGAGAGAGGCAAGTTTTTACGGAGCTATGGATGGTGCCAGTAAGTTTGTCAAAGGAGATGCCATAGCTTCCATAATCATAACATTAATCAATCTTGTCGGTGGAATATTGATCTATGGAGTCCAAAGTGGTATAGGCGTAGTAGAAGCACTAAATGTATTTGGAAAACTGACTATAGGTGACGGTCTAGTGAGCCAAATTCCTTCTTTATTAATCTCTGTAGCTTCAGGTATATTGGTGACGAGATCTGATGATGGGTTAGATTTTGGTACTTCAGTAGTAGGAGAACTATTTGGTGTATCGAAAGCCATAATGGTGGCAGCAGTAATTTTACTTCTTATTGCATTAGTGCCAGCTTTTCCTACACTGCCTTTTTTGATTGTAGCATTGATTTTAGGTGGATTAGGGTATTTGCTTATGGAAAATGAAAAAAATGAAAATGAACTAGCTATGACAAAAGTAGAGTCACAGAAGGAAACAAGTAATAGTGGAGAAAGAGAAGAAAATATCGCCACTTACCAAGTGGAACCTATTTCTTTAGAAATTGGATATGGGCTTATTTCTTTAGTAGATGAGGGGAATGATGATAATTTAATTAATCATATCACTGCCATTCGAAGACAATGTGCTAGTGAAATGGGTATTATGGTCAATCCGATACGAATCCGGGACAATTTGCAATTAGGTCCTAATGAATACACTATTAAAATCAAAGGAAACAAAGTTGCAGGAGGAGAATTATATACTCAGAGGTACTTGATCATCGACCCTGGAAACAGCGATTTTGAGTTAGATGGCATTCCAACGAAAGAGCCCTCCTTTGGTTTGGATGCCCTTTGGATAGAAGAAGCAAACCGTGAAAAAGCCGATTTAAAAGGATACACCATTGTAGAACCAGTGACCGTACTTGTCACTCATTTAAAAGAGGTCATCAAGAAAAATAGCGCTGAACTCTTAGGAAGGCAAGAGGTAAAACAATTACTAGAAGGAATAAAAGAAAGGTATAATGTAGTCGTAGATGAACTCATACCAGATATCTTGTCCTTAGGAGAAGTTCAGAAAGTACTCCAAAACCTCTTAAAGGAAAATGTGCCTATATATGATTTGGTTACGATTTTAGAAGCATTAGCAGATAATGGAATGATGACAAAAGACATTGAAGTTCTTACAGAGCAGGTAAGATACACATTAAGGCGCACTATTGTAAAAAATTACTTAAACAGAGATGGGGTGCTTATGGTTATGACGGTACATCCAGATTTAGAAGAATTAATTGGAAACAACATACAAAAATCTATGTCAGGTTCTATACCAGTTTTACAGCCAGATATCATACATAAAGTTTTTGACAATATTAATCATTCCATTAATAGCCTTATGATAAATGGTATAGAACCCATCATATTGACTTCGCCAAAAATTAGAATAGCATTTAGGAATTTAATTTCTTTTACCTTTCCTAATGTGCCTGTCCTATCCCTACACGAAATACCAAATGATATTGAAATTGAAGCAGTTGGGCAGGTTGAAAAACTATGA
- the flhB gene encoding flagellar biosynthesis protein FlhB codes for MPDVDKDTKTEEATPKRVRDSKKKGQIAKSNDLNAAISFLVFTMGLLTLSQYLFSNGLAYMRNSLKIGYTINVNMENMNSLFTNGVFHYFMLVLPFALIAVVVGIVSNLIQTGFLFTSETIKPDFSRINPIKGFKNIFSKKAFVTLLKNLMKLILVFYLTFKNLEESGKQILNSGSIGTEKIFLFIMSFIRELSISIGVIMLIIALVDYVFQKFDHKKNLRMSKQEIKDEYKEMEGNPQIKSARQQRQRQLAMGRMMDDIATATVVVTNPTHIAVAIRYDGEKDNAPIVVAKGADYIALKIKEKAKEGKIPIVENKPLARAMYKRVEIGDFIPMDLYKAVAEILAIVYQMQKKNKYKI; via the coding sequence GTGCCAGATGTAGATAAGGATACAAAGACGGAAGAGGCTACCCCCAAGCGGGTTCGAGATTCTAAGAAAAAAGGTCAAATAGCAAAGAGCAATGATTTAAATGCTGCCATATCCTTCTTGGTTTTTACAATGGGTTTGCTGACTTTAAGCCAGTATCTATTCTCAAATGGACTAGCTTATATGAGGAATTCATTAAAGATTGGCTACACCATCAATGTCAATATGGAGAATATGAACAGTTTATTTACAAATGGAGTATTTCACTACTTTATGCTTGTACTTCCTTTTGCCCTTATAGCTGTTGTTGTAGGAATTGTGAGCAATTTGATTCAGACAGGCTTTTTATTTACTAGTGAGACCATAAAACCTGATTTTAGTCGAATAAATCCTATAAAAGGTTTTAAGAATATCTTTTCAAAAAAAGCTTTTGTTACATTGCTAAAGAATTTAATGAAATTAATCCTAGTTTTTTATTTGACTTTTAAGAATTTAGAAGAATCCGGGAAACAAATACTAAATAGTGGAAGTATAGGGACAGAGAAGATTTTTCTCTTTATTATGTCTTTTATCAGAGAACTAAGTATAAGTATAGGAGTCATTATGCTAATTATAGCTCTTGTCGACTATGTTTTTCAGAAGTTTGACCATAAAAAGAATTTGCGAATGAGTAAACAAGAAATTAAAGATGAATACAAGGAAATGGAAGGAAATCCTCAAATTAAATCAGCAAGGCAACAGAGGCAAAGGCAATTGGCCATGGGTAGAATGATGGACGATATTGCCACTGCAACTGTAGTGGTGACAAACCCAACCCATATTGCCGTCGCCATACGATACGATGGAGAAAAGGATAATGCCCCTATTGTGGTGGCAAAAGGCGCAGACTATATAGCTCTCAAGATTAAGGAGAAAGCCAAAGAAGGCAAAATTCCTATTGTAGAAAATAAGCCCTTGGCTCGAGCTATGTATAAAAGGGTTGAAATAGGAGATTTCATTCCAATGGATTTATATAAAGCCGTTGCAGAAATACTAGCAATTGTATATCAAATGCAAAAAAAGAACAAATATAAGATTTAA
- the fliR gene encoding flagellar biosynthetic protein FliR encodes MMIIQLQKLILIFLRITSFIVVCPGFSYKGFPNILKVSLSFVFTVLVYSITPEIEIGNELLHFLLLSFKEVLLGVAIGFISKVIFAAAEIAGQLIDFQVGFSMASVYNPLSGTSASNYGKVYYWLSISLFFVLDLHHAVIETLVKSFQYVPLGTVVLNEFNPEGIVKLFGMAFELGLNLSVPMIIVVLVTDIALGIISKTVPQINVLMLGMPLKAIISFIAFMMILSWVMREISGIVGSVPGYIENFLQSQRW; translated from the coding sequence ATGATGATTATTCAATTACAAAAACTAATTCTCATATTCCTTCGCATCACTTCTTTTATAGTTGTGTGTCCAGGTTTTTCATATAAAGGGTTTCCAAATATATTAAAGGTGTCGCTATCCTTTGTTTTTACAGTATTAGTTTATTCTATCACACCTGAAATAGAGATTGGAAATGAGCTATTGCATTTTTTACTCCTCAGTTTTAAAGAAGTGCTTCTTGGTGTGGCTATTGGTTTTATCTCTAAAGTGATTTTTGCAGCAGCAGAAATCGCTGGGCAGCTCATAGACTTTCAAGTGGGATTTTCCATGGCTTCTGTATACAATCCTCTATCAGGGACCTCCGCTTCCAATTACGGAAAAGTGTATTATTGGCTCAGCATTAGCCTCTTTTTTGTATTGGATCTACATCATGCAGTCATTGAAACACTTGTAAAGTCCTTTCAATACGTTCCTTTAGGGACAGTAGTATTGAACGAATTCAATCCAGAAGGTATTGTAAAGCTCTTTGGAATGGCATTTGAATTAGGATTAAATTTGTCTGTTCCTATGATTATCGTAGTCTTAGTTACAGATATTGCACTAGGCATCATATCCAAGACAGTACCCCAAATTAATGTGCTCATGCTAGGAATGCCCTTAAAAGCAATAATTAGTTTTATTGCTTTTATGATGATTTTGTCCTGGGTGATGAGGGAGATATCTGGAATCGTCGGAAGTGTACCTGGATATATAGAGAATTTCTTACAATCACAAAGGTGGTAA
- the fliQ gene encoding flagellar biosynthesis protein FliQ, which translates to MTQTLVLDIMRNAFFTIVFVSGPVLIIALIVGLIISILQATTQIQEQTLSFVPKIVAVMVALIVFGSFMLNTLISFTGDLFKLIPTIS; encoded by the coding sequence ATGACTCAAACATTAGTATTAGACATTATGAGAAATGCCTTTTTTACAATTGTCTTTGTATCAGGACCAGTCCTGATCATTGCCTTAATTGTTGGACTTATTATTAGTATATTACAAGCCACAACTCAAATACAGGAGCAAACCTTGAGCTTTGTACCTAAGATTGTAGCTGTAATGGTGGCTTTAATCGTTTTTGGAAGCTTTATGTTAAATACGTTAATATCTTTTACTGGGGATCTTTTTAAATTGATTCCTACTATTAGTTAG
- the fliP gene encoding flagellar type III secretion system pore protein FliP (The bacterial flagellar biogenesis protein FliP forms a type III secretion system (T3SS)-type pore required for flagellar assembly.), with protein MAMNPLVTFAENDSVLGIVFGDGEENPEATVDTVKLLILMTVLSLAPSILILTTCFTRIIVVLSFLRSGLGTQQTPPNQLLIGLALFLTFFIMQPIYGRVMDEAITPLLNEEITQEEAIDIAEIPIKEFMLKETREKDLALFVKASGIENIKEPMDIPLTTVIPAFAISELKTAFSIGFIIYIPFLVIDMVVASILMSMGMFMLPPVMISLPFKILLFVLVDGWYLVVESLIESFI; from the coding sequence ATGGCCATGAATCCTTTGGTGACATTTGCAGAAAATGATAGCGTTTTGGGAATCGTATTTGGTGATGGAGAAGAAAACCCTGAAGCGACGGTAGATACTGTAAAACTATTAATACTTATGACGGTTCTCTCATTAGCACCTTCTATTTTGATTTTGACCACTTGTTTTACCCGAATTATCGTAGTGTTATCCTTTCTTAGAAGTGGTTTAGGAACTCAACAAACGCCGCCAAATCAATTGCTTATTGGACTTGCCCTGTTTTTGACATTCTTTATTATGCAACCTATTTATGGACGGGTCATGGATGAAGCTATCACTCCATTATTAAATGAGGAGATTACGCAAGAAGAGGCAATAGATATAGCAGAAATCCCTATTAAAGAGTTTATGTTAAAAGAAACTAGGGAAAAGGACTTGGCGCTGTTTGTCAAGGCATCAGGTATAGAAAATATTAAAGAGCCTATGGATATTCCTTTAACTACTGTAATTCCTGCCTTTGCCATTAGCGAATTAAAGACGGCTTTTAGTATAGGATTTATTATATATATTCCTTTTTTAGTAATCGATATGGTTGTGGCAAGTATACTCATGTCTATGGGAATGTTTATGTTACCGCCTGTAATGATTTCTCTTCCCTTTAAGATTTTATTATTTGTCTTAGTTGATGGCTGGTACTTAGTAGTAGAATCTTTAATAGAAAGTTTTATATAG
- a CDS encoding flagellar biosynthetic protein FliO: MNYNAFFSVVQTIFVLIAVIALANITLKYVNKHMNKQNKMIKVHERVSVSNNSSLNIVEICGSYYLMSFTGSENKILKELNKEDVLEIIEEKKINQEQIVHMALKMENKMQIKNKLHSAFRARK, from the coding sequence GTGAATTATAATGCTTTTTTTTCTGTTGTCCAAACGATATTTGTGCTGATTGCAGTTATAGCGCTGGCAAATATTACGCTAAAATATGTAAATAAGCATATGAATAAACAAAATAAGATGATTAAAGTCCATGAGAGGGTTTCTGTGAGTAACAATTCATCTTTGAACATTGTAGAGATTTGTGGCTCTTATTATCTGATGAGTTTTACAGGTAGTGAGAACAAAATACTGAAGGAATTAAATAAAGAGGATGTCTTAGAGATCATTGAAGAAAAGAAAATAAATCAAGAACAGATTGTTCATATGGCTTTAAAGATGGAAAACAAGATGCAAATCAAAAATAAATTACATAGTGCTTTTAGAGCGAGGAAATAA
- a CDS encoding flagellar basal body-associated FliL family protein has translation MAKSEASSETKSKRLVAIIIIVLLLMLIGLVLAIGYYMVGGDLDVFGSKEAEPKEEHTVLLDEFVLNLRPENNVKNYIKVKVALMCKDKKDVKVIEANVNKLRDVIIADLREKTATEILDNGNISNIKTEMVTNLNTSLNRDMINGVYFIDLVVQ, from the coding sequence GTGGCAAAGAGTGAAGCAAGTTCAGAAACAAAATCAAAGAGGCTTGTCGCCATCATCATTATTGTATTATTGTTGATGCTAATAGGTCTCGTTTTAGCAATAGGGTATTATATGGTAGGTGGAGATTTAGATGTTTTTGGTTCAAAAGAGGCTGAGCCAAAAGAGGAGCATACCGTTTTATTAGATGAATTCGTCTTAAATTTACGGCCTGAAAACAATGTGAAAAATTATATAAAAGTAAAAGTTGCTCTTATGTGTAAAGATAAAAAGGATGTAAAAGTGATTGAGGCAAATGTGAACAAATTAAGAGACGTAATCATTGCAGATTTACGTGAAAAAACAGCCACGGAAATTTTAGATAATGGAAATATATCGAATATAAAAACAGAAATGGTAACAAATTTAAATACGTCATTAAATAGGGATATGATTAACGGAGTCTACTTTATAGATTTGGTTGTTCAGTAA